Part of the Sphingobium sp. TKS genome is shown below.
TCGTAGATGGGCGTTGCCGACGAGGCACGGGATCATCGACCGACTGTGCGGCGTCGAAGACCGCCTGAACATAGTTTGAGAGTTCTTCGTGACGCCCGGATAGGCGCAGCATCAACTCGTGGCGGTCGCTGCCGGGATTCGCCGAACCGATGAACCAATAGGGGCGGGTAGTCCTTAGGAAACGAAAAAGCTTCGTGTGGAAGTGGACAGGAGACCGTCCGACAATGGCGATTTCGATCGAGCGGTAACCGATCCGTCGCAGCTCCCTCTGGACCCCGCGCATGTGCTCCCACACTTTTGGCAGGGTGATGGTCGCGTCGGAACCGACTGCGATTCGCACCCGGCAGTCCCGCCGCCGCGCCCGTGGCAGCTTTCGCAGCAAGTCGAGGAGCCATACGTGATCGTAGTAGCCACCCAGAATGGTGATCTCGGTCGCGTCGCTGGCGGCAGCGGAAAGCGCATCGTCAAGATCGACAATGCCTACGCCATCTGGCTCGAGATTAATCGCGTCGGGGCGACCGACGTATACGGCGTCACTGAGTGGCATGCAGTTTCATCGATCTTCCCTACTGTCGCTACGTGTTGAAGTGCAAATTAGCAGCTGAATAAGCAACAATTTTGGCACTCGGCATCGGGCGGTTCGTAACTGGGGGATTGAGATTTGTGCCGCGTTGTCTCAGCGATCGCCATCGTCATTGTCTACTGAAGGACCCGCGACAAGCGCATTAGAGGGGAGTGGGCTTTGCCCTGATTGAGCCATCTGGGCGTCGAAGATCGATGCACCGGGCTCACAATCAGGAGTGTGTCCCATGATCAAGTTGATTCCGCTGAACAAGCTCGTTCAATCGCCTCGTAATGTCCGCCGTCATAGTGACCCAGCAGCGGATGCCGAACTCAAGGCCAGTATTTCAGCCCGCGGCCTGCTGCAAAACCTCATTGTCAGGCCCGCCGCCAAGGGCAAGTTTGAGGTCGAAGCCGGCGAGCGGCGTCGCCGCGCCATGCTCGCGCTGGCAGACGAAAAGATCCTCGCCCGCGATCACGAAGTCACCTGCCTCGTGCTCGAAGACAGCGCTGAGGCCGCGGTCGAGACCAGCCTTGCGGAGAACTTCCACCGCCTCGCCATGAACCCGGCCGACGAAGCCCAGGCCTTTGCAACGCTTGTTACTGGCGGCGCGACGGTCGAAGACGTTGCGCGCCGTTTCGGCCTGACCGTTCGCTTCGTCGAGGGCCGTCTGCGCCTTGCAACGCTTTCGCCCGTCGTGTTCGAAGCGCTGGCCTCCGGCGAAATCACTCTCGACATTGCAAAGGCCTTTGGCGCGACTTCCGACCAGGAAATCCAGGCCCGTGTCTTCGAGCAGGTCTCCTCGGCCTACTACGCGCCCAATCCTGACAGCATCCGGCGCATGGTCCTCTCGGGGACTGTCCGGGGCAGTGACCCTCGAGCCAGGCTCATTGGCCGAGACGCCTACATGGCCGCCGGCGGTCGCATCGAACGCGAATTGTTCGATGACGATGACAGCGAATCCTGGGTCGACGTCGCGCTGCTCGAAAGCCTCGCGGCGACAAAGATGGGAGAGCAGGCCAAAGCCCTCGCCGCCGAGCAGGGCCTCGCCTGGGTCAAACCCACGCTCGATCCCTATGCCAGCCACGATCTGGTCGAGGGGCTGGTCCGGCTTCCTGCCGAACCGGCGCCATTGACCGAAGCGGAAGTGGCGAGGCTCGACGAACTCGATGTCTCCTATGACGAGCACGCGGCAATCCTTGAAGACGAGGACAGCGCCGAAGAGGCCGTGGCGGCGGCCGAAGCGGCAATCGAGACCATCGAACGCGAACGCCAGGAAATCCGGGCCCGGCCGCCCGTCATCGCGGCCGAACTCAAGGCCGAAGCAGGTATGATCCTGGTGCTCTCGCGCGATGGCACGCCGGTTCTCCAGCCGGTGTTCTACGGCGAGCGTCAGACTGAACCCGCTGAAGCCGACAGCGGGATCGAAGTCATTCCGGGCGATGACGGTTCGGACAGGCGCCGGACCACCTTGTCCAAGCGTCTGGTCGACGAACTGGCCATGCAGCGCCGCGATGTTCTGGCACTGCATGTTGCCTCTGATCCCGGGCTTGCGCTCGACGTCATGGTCTTCACGCTGGCTGATGCCGACACGCACGACTGGCGGGCGCGGGCCGCGACCACGCTGCGCGCGCCTGTTCCAGCAGGCCCGATCATCGGCTTCGAAGCCAAAGATGCTCCGGCCAGCAGCGCGCTCGCCGAGCTCAGGTCCAGTCTCGACGAAAGCTGGCGTGCGGGCACCGATGCGACGTCCCGATTCGACCTGTTCCGGGCGCTACCCAATGACAGCCGCGCCGCATGGCTAGGCTATGTCGTTGCCCGGTCGCTGGAGGCGAGCCTCAACATGGCGGGCGAGCGTCAGCTGCCTTTCCAGGACCACCTCGGCAGCCTGATCGGCGTCGACATGGCGCAGTGGTGGCGACCGACTGCGGCCAACTACTTCGACCGAGTGCCAAAGCAGGTGATCCTCGACGCGCTGACCGACGTCGGCGGTCTCGAGCTCTCCTCGCGCTTTGCCTCGGTCAAGAAAGGTGACCTCGCGATGAGCGCCGAGCGCGTCTTCGCCGGCACCTACATCACCGAGGTCGAGGTCCGCGAAAAGGCCCTGGCTTGGGTGCCTGAGGTCATGCGCTTCGCCTCCGCTGCGCCGGAGGCGGGCGAAGCCCACATCGACGCAGATGACGCTGAGCCGGGTGTCGACGACGAAACTCATACCCCCCGCGAGCTGGCTGCCTGACCTCCTCCTGACAGGCAAGGCCACTCGTACCTCGAGAAGCGGTCCTTCGGCTTACGCCGGAGGGCCGCTTCCTTTTTGGAAGCAGAGCAGAGGGGGCTCGGGGACCTGTGGCACTGACCGGCGAGCCCATCGCCGAC
Proteins encoded:
- a CDS encoding ParB/RepB/Spo0J family partition protein: MIKLIPLNKLVQSPRNVRRHSDPAADAELKASISARGLLQNLIVRPAAKGKFEVEAGERRRRAMLALADEKILARDHEVTCLVLEDSAEAAVETSLAENFHRLAMNPADEAQAFATLVTGGATVEDVARRFGLTVRFVEGRLRLATLSPVVFEALASGEITLDIAKAFGATSDQEIQARVFEQVSSAYYAPNPDSIRRMVLSGTVRGSDPRARLIGRDAYMAAGGRIERELFDDDDSESWVDVALLESLAATKMGEQAKALAAEQGLAWVKPTLDPYASHDLVEGLVRLPAEPAPLTEAEVARLDELDVSYDEHAAILEDEDSAEEAVAAAEAAIETIERERQEIRARPPVIAAELKAEAGMILVLSRDGTPVLQPVFYGERQTEPAEADSGIEVIPGDDGSDRRRTTLSKRLVDELAMQRRDVLALHVASDPGLALDVMVFTLADADTHDWRARAATTLRAPVPAGPIIGFEAKDAPASSALAELRSSLDESWRAGTDATSRFDLFRALPNDSRAAWLGYVVARSLEASLNMAGERQLPFQDHLGSLIGVDMAQWWRPTAANYFDRVPKQVILDALTDVGGLELSSRFASVKKGDLAMSAERVFAGTYITEVEVREKALAWVPEVMRFASAAPEAGEAHIDADDAEPGVDDETHTPRELAA